In Lactococcus protaetiae, the genomic window ATGGGTTACAATCGTGGGACTTAATGGGCGAACATCTACGTCTGTAATTTCAGATTTTTCAATGATTTCAGATTTTATTTGTTGAGCAATCTCATCTGTTCCAGAGTAAGAAACAATGACTTTCGGATAAGCCATATCCATATCCTCAAGCGTCTTATCAATCAGCTGATTAATTGCTTTTTTCTTTCCTCGAACTTTGGAAACTTGACGAAGTTTACCCTCAGTGTCAACATCCAAAAGAGGCTTTATACTAGCCATCGTCCCGACTAATGCCACAGCTTTCGGAATTCTTCCACCTCGTGCTAAATGATTCAAATCGTCAACCATAAATCGACTCTGTAAACGTTTTGTCAGTACTGACAGAATCTCCAGTGTTTCTGTCAGTGATTTACCAGCATCACGCAATCTAACTACTTCTTCAACAATGAAACCTTCTCCAGATGCGGCAGCAAGTGTATCTAAAACCGTGATTTTTGCCTCTGGAAATTCCTCTAAAACCATATCACGTGCGATAACAGCTGATTGATAAGTTCCTGACAGCCCAGATGAAAACGCAAGATATAGCAACTCCTCATTTTTCTTTGCAAATGTCTTAAAAACTTCTGCAAATTGTCCAGAATTAATTTGTGATGTCTGAACAGTTTCTCCTTTTTTGATTGCTGCAAGGAGCGTAGCGTTATCTAATGCCCCATTCCCAATTGTTTCATAGGTCCTATCACCAATAGTAACAGTCATTCCAAGTATTGCAATGTCATGTTGATCAAGAT contains:
- a CDS encoding DegV family protein, giving the protein MTFQIMTDSTADLSQTYLDQHDIAILGMTVTIGDRTYETIGNGALDNATLLAAIKKGETVQTSQINSGQFAEVFKTFAKKNEELLYLAFSSGLSGTYQSAVIARDMVLEEFPEAKITVLDTLAAASGEGFIVEEVVRLRDAGKSLTETLEILSVLTKRLQSRFMVDDLNHLARGGRIPKAVALVGTMASIKPLLDVDTEGKLRQVSKVRGKKKAINQLIDKTLEDMDMAYPKVIVSYSGTDEIAQQIKSEIIEKSEITDVDVRPLSPTIVTHTGEGTIALFSIGKIDRS